GTCCCTGCCAACGGACCCATTCCCGCGCACTTGCTGGGCAACATGTGGGCGCAAGAGTGGGGCAACATTTATCCCCTGGTGGAGCCGCCGGGCAGCCGCGGCTACGACCTGACCGAACTGCTGAAGCAGAAGAAAGTCGACGAACTGGAGATGGTCCGGTATGGCGAGCGGTTTTTTACTGCGCTCGGCTTCGAGCCTCTCCCGGCAACTTTCTGGGAGCGGTCACTTTTCGTGAAGCCACGGGACCGCGACGTCATCTGCCACGCCAGCGCGTGGGACGTGGACAACGATCAGGACCTGCGGCTGAAGATGTGCATTGAAGTTAAGGATGAGCATTTCCCCGTCGTCCACCACGAACTGGGACACAACTTCTACCAGCGCGCCTATCGGCATCAGCCGTTCCTGTATCGCGGCGGCGCCAACGATGGTTTCCACGAAGCGATAGGCGACGCGATTGCGCTCTCCATCACACCGGAGTACCTGAACAAGGTCGGGCTGCTCGAGAAAGTACCCGGGCCCGAGGGTGACTTGCCCTACCTGATGAAGATGGCCATGGACAAGATTGCGTTCCTGCCGTTCGGGTTGCTCGTGGATCAGTGGCGCTGGAAGGTGTTCTCCGGCGAGATCAAACCCGAAACCTACAACCAGTCCTGGTGGGAGCTGCGCAGGAAGTACCAGGGGATTGCGCCGGCGGTGGCACGCAGCGAGCAGGACTTTGATCCCGGCGCCAAGTACCACGTGGCCGGCAACGTTCCCTACACGCGGTATTTCCTGGCCCGCATCTTGCAGTTCCAGTTTCACCGCGCATTGTGCCACGAGGCAGGGTACACCGGGCCGCTGCATCGCTGTTCCATCTCTGGCAACAAGAAAGCAGGCGAGAAGCTGAACAAGATGCTGCAGATGGGTCAGAGTCGCCCGTGGCCGGAAGCGCTCGAAGCAATGACCGGCAGCAAGCAGATGGATGCCACCGCCATCATCGACTATTTCGCGCCGCTCAAGAAGTGGCTGGACGAACAGAACAAGGCGCAGGACAACAAAGTGGGTTGGTAGGATCACCGCCGACTAGTAGCCCTTTTCGAGCGGCGGAAGGACTGAGGTGGCGAGTTCGGTCGTGGCGCTGCCCCACTTTGGTATCGGGTCGCGATGATCGGCAGCACGCTGGGACATTACCGGATACTGGAAGAGGTCGGCGCTGGCGGCATGGGTGTTGTCTACCGCGCGCGCGATGAGCATCTGGACCGCGATGTCGCCGTCAAGGTTCTGCCATCCGCAGTCGCACTAAGTGTCGCGTCGTGCGCGCCGATGGGGTGGAGCAAGGTGGCCAGTCCGAAATCCAGCACCTTGACCACGCCCTTGGGAGTCACGGCGACATTCGATGGCTTGAGGTCGCGGTGAATCACGCCCTGGTCGTGGGCTTCCTGTAGGGCAGCCGCCATCTGCTCACCGATTGCAATCACTTCCTTCTGTTCCAAGGCGGCAGCAGACACTTTCTTGTCCAGGGTTACACCCTGGATGTACTCCATCGCCAAAAAGTCGACTCCATCCTGCGTGTCAAAGTCGAAGATGGTTCCGATATTGGGGTGGTTGAGCTTGGAGAGGGTCAGAGCTTCTTTGCGAAAACGCTTGCGAGCCGACTCGTCCGCAAGCGTTCCGCAAAGGGCATCCATATACGCGCTGAAGGGAGACAAGGAGAAGGCGCTCATGCATTTGAGGCAGGCGCTGGCCGCCGGCTACCGCGACTTCGCCTACCTTGACGCCAGCCCCTACCTGGCCTCGCTGCGCTCCGATCCACGCTATCAGGCTTTGATTCGCCGCTACCGCAAGTAGCAGCCTACTCGTAGCGTAGCGCTTCGATGGGATCGAGGAGCGCGGCCTTGCGCGCCGGGTAAAAGCCGAAGAAGATGCCCACGGCCACCGAAAAGACCACAGCAATCACGATGGCCAGCGGCGAGACCAGTACCGGCCAGCCCAGGGTGTTGGTGATAAGCAGGGAGGAGCCTACGCCCAGGGCGATTCCCACCGCGCCGCCAATCATGCTCAGCACAACAGCCTCAATAAGGAATTGCCGCTGCACGTCCTGTTCGGTGGCGCCAATGGCCATGCGAATGCCGATTTCACGCGTTCGTTCCGTTACGGAAACCAGCATGATGTTCATGATGCCGATGCCCCCCACCAGCAATGAGACGCTGGCAATGGACGCCAGGAGCAAGGTCATGACCCGACTCGCCTGGTTGGCCAGGTCCGCCATGTCCGCCAGGTTGCGCACCATGAAGTCATCGTCCTGACCGGGCCGGATGCGATGCCGGTCCCGCAGCAGCGACTGAATCTGCTGCTGCGCGGTGTAGCTAGCCTGGCGGGACACGGCCGAAACCATGATGAAGCGCAACCAGGTGTCACCGGTGAGCTTCTTCTGGTGCGTGGTCAGGGGAACCACAATAATGTCGTCCTGATCATCGCCCATGGCAGCCGACTGGCCCTTGGTCGCCAGCACGCCCACCACCTTGAAGGGCAGATTCTTGATGCGGATGGTCTGCCCCACGGGATCGACGGCGCCGAACAGGTTCTTGCGCACCGTTTCGCCAATCACGGCGACGTTGGTGGACGCCTGCACATCCTCCTGTGTGAAGGAAGTCCCCTCCTGGAAGGCCCAATTGCGGATTTCGAAATATTGGGGCTCGGTGCCGGTGATGCGAGTGTTCCAGTTGTCGTTCTCGAAAACGACCTGCGCCGAGGTCATGGTTCCGGGCGCCGCCGCGGCCACCGCAGGGCACTCGCGCAAGATAGCCTGCATGTCCTCGTAGACCAGGGTCTTGGTCTGGCCCCAACCCATGCGCAGCCCGCTGCGGTTCACGGTGCCGGAGCCCACGAACAGCATGTTGGAACCCATGGCCGCAATCTGCTCCTGTACCTGCTGTTGCGCGCCTTGGCCCAGGCCCACCATGGCAATCACCGCGCCGACGCCGATGATGATGCCCAGCATGGTCAGGCTGGAGCGCATCTTGTTGCGCGCAAGAGCCCGAAGCGCGATGCGAATAATGGCGGTCGCGTTCATGCTTTCTAATCCTCCAGCCTGGGCAAGGTCGTAAGCACCTCGCGGGCTCGCTCCGGTTGCGGGTTGGGTTCGTCGTGACGGATCGTGCCGTCGCGGAAGATCACGATGCGCCGGGCAAACTGCGCGATGTCATGCTCATGGGTCACCAACACGATGGTGAGGCCCTGCTCCTCGTTCAGTCGCTGGAGGATCTCCATGATCTCGACCGCCGTACGGCTATCCAGGTTGCCGGTAGGCTCGTCCGCCAGCAGAATGGCTGGATGGTTCACCAGGGCACGGGCGATGGCCACTCGCTGCTGCTGCCCGCCGGAGAGCTGTGAAGGATAGTGGTCCTCCCGTCCCGCCAACCCCACCATCGTGAGTGCTTCGCGGGCCCGTGCGTCGCCCTCCTCCGTCGTAAGGTGCGCATACAACGTCGGCAGCTCCACGTTCTCCAGCGCGGTGGTTCGCGAGAGCAGATTGAAGCCCTGGAAAACGAACCCGATCTTCTGATTGCGGATGCGGGCCAGCGCCTTCTTGTCGAATTCAGAAACGTCGGTGC
The nucleotide sequence above comes from Terriglobales bacterium. Encoded proteins:
- a CDS encoding M2 family metallopeptidase, which encodes MALMLRKGSIPIAAAFAAAFLLCLTPLAMGQSDGKPTAEEAKAFVEQTEKQLLDLNNKLARASWIKANFITYDTEELEADYQSQFTAVTTDLATKAARFDRVDLPEDVERKLKLLKLALTVPAPNNPEERDELTKITVGLDAAYGRGKYCPTDKDQCLSLNDLERTLAKSRNYDEQLDAWQGWHAIAVPMRKDFEREVVLANKGARELGFQDVGAMWRSNYDMPPDEFAKEVDRLWEQVKPLYLSLHAYVRAQLAKQYGADKVPANGPIPAHLLGNMWAQEWGNIYPLVEPPGSRGYDLTELLKQKKVDELEMVRYGERFFTALGFEPLPATFWERSLFVKPRDRDVICHASAWDVDNDQDLRLKMCIEVKDEHFPVVHHELGHNFYQRAYRHQPFLYRGGANDGFHEAIGDAIALSITPEYLNKVGLLEKVPGPEGDLPYLMKMAMDKIAFLPFGLLVDQWRWKVFSGEIKPETYNQSWWELRRKYQGIAPAVARSEQDFDPGAKYHVAGNVPYTRYFLARILQFQFHRALCHEAGYTGPLHRCSISGNKKAGEKLNKMLQMGQSRPWPEALEAMTGSKQMDATAIIDYFAPLKKWLDEQNKAQDNKVGW
- a CDS encoding ABC transporter ATP-binding protein, which encodes MATVPQVESAARVGLTPEPVIRVQDLHKYYELGETRVHALRGVSLEIARGEFLAVMGASGSGKSTFMNILGCLDKPTSGRYLLEGTDVSEFDKKALARIRNQKIGFVFQGFNLLSRTTALENVELPTLYAHLTTEEGDARAREALTMVGLAGREDHYPSQLSGGQQQRVAIARALVNHPAILLADEPTGNLDSRTAVEIMEILQRLNEEQGLTIVLVTHEHDIAQFARRIVIFRDGTIRHDEPNPQPERAREVLTTLPRLED
- a CDS encoding protein kinase, translated to MSAFSLSPFSAYMDALCGTLADESARKRFRKEALTLSKLNHPNIGTIFDFDTQDGVDFLAMEYIQGVTLDKKVSAAALEQKEVIAIGEQMAAALQEAHDQGVIHRDLKPSNVAVTPKGVVKVLDFGLATLLHPIGAHDATLSATADGRTLTATSRSRCSSRAR
- a CDS encoding ABC transporter permease produces the protein MNATAIIRIALRALARNKMRSSLTMLGIIIGVGAVIAMVGLGQGAQQQVQEQIAAMGSNMLFVGSGTVNRSGLRMGWGQTKTLVYEDMQAILRECPAVAAAAPGTMTSAQVVFENDNWNTRITGTEPQYFEIRNWAFQEGTSFTQEDVQASTNVAVIGETVRKNLFGAVDPVGQTIRIKNLPFKVVGVLATKGQSAAMGDDQDDIIVVPLTTHQKKLTGDTWLRFIMVSAVSRQASYTAQQQIQSLLRDRHRIRPGQDDDFMVRNLADMADLANQASRVMTLLLASIASVSLLVGGIGIMNIMLVSVTERTREIGIRMAIGATEQDVQRQFLIEAVVLSMIGGAVGIALGVGSSLLITNTLGWPVLVSPLAIVIAVVFSVAVGIFFGFYPARKAALLDPIEALRYE